In Aegilops tauschii subsp. strangulata cultivar AL8/78 chromosome 3, Aet v6.0, whole genome shotgun sequence, one genomic interval encodes:
- the LOC109762721 gene encoding uncharacterized protein, producing the protein MEPKHSAEMSRHLDKQNHALMETYRAMSHELHKLQVEEETIMRKLYELMSAEGLLPKHKEKREPERAGESSQENEEREP; encoded by the exons ATGGAACCAAAGCATTCTGCTGAAATGTCCAG GCATTTGGACAAGCAAAATCATGCCCTAATGGAAACATACCGAGCAATGTCCCATGAGTTGCATAAACTACAG GTTGAAGAGGAAACAATCATGCGCAAGTTGTATGAGCTGATGTCTGCAGAAGGGCTTCTTCCAAAG CACAAGGAAAAAAGGGAGCCTGAGAGAGCAGGGGAATCAAGCCAGGAAAACGAAGAACGGGAACCATAG
- the LOC109762728 gene encoding non-classical arabinogalactan protein 30-like — translation MGGIGQLRSRGTAIGVSRPQPDVNFTIGVVGAVWCKNCRYAGYLPSKNVAPLPNAAALLRCRRGRQAMSAWGTTDARGYFMIQTAEQAVPFASTDCAVYVPRSPRRGACGVAVLPRRIKGSPLRFREYVTRPDGLQAIYTAGNFVFGPRDPAKCGLQ, via the exons ATGGGCGGCATCGGCCAGCTCCGTTCCCGCGGCACGGCGATCGGCGTGTCCCGGCCGCAGCCGGACGTCAACTTCACCAtcggcgtcgtcggcgccgtctGGTGCAAGAACTGCCGCTACGCCGGCTACCTCCCGTCCAAGAACGTCGCGCCTCTCCCCA ATGCGGCGGCGCTGCTGCGGTGCCGGCGAGGGAGGCAGGCCATGTCGGCGTGGGGCACGACGGACGCGCGGGGCTACTTCATGATCCAGACGGCGGAGCAGGCGGTGCCGTTCGCGAGCACGGACTGCGCGGTGTACGTGCCGCGCTCGCCGCGGCGGGGCGCGTGCGGCGTCGCCGTCCTGCCCCGCCGGATCAAGGGCTCGCCGCTCAGGTTCCGGGAGTACGTGACGCGCCCCGACGGCCTGCAGGCGATCTACACCGCCGGCAACTTCGTGTTCGGCCCGCGAGACCCCGCCAAGTGTGGTCTCCAATAA